One Phaseolus vulgaris cultivar G19833 chromosome 4, P. vulgaris v2.0, whole genome shotgun sequence DNA window includes the following coding sequences:
- the LOC137838689 gene encoding uncharacterized protein: MTEMEHSRLEDALDAELRNTHKEASDLRQKLHLQLQEKIDLESKLVPLRVKVADLEAARKAEASKVERIEKRSADREILLGKVEADREKALAELSQAREEAKKIAAELAQTRDKSKRATKELAQTHKEKEKLKKQIHELEQSAAQVLTSGFEAALEQMACQYPELDLSMLSIRNEVVDGKIVPSED, from the coding sequence ATGACTGAAATGGAACACTCAAGGCTGGAGGATGCACTGGACGCCGAGCTAAGGAACACGCACAAGGaagcctccgatctgcgccaaaaactACACCTCCAACTCCAAGAGAAAATTGACTTGGAGAGCAAGCTAGTCCCACTCAGGGTCAAGGTGGCAGATTTAGAGGCTGCACGAAAAGCTGAGGCTTCCAAGGTGGAAAGAATTGAGAAAAGATCAGCAGATAGGGAGATCCTCTTGGGGAAGGTCGAGGCAGACAGAGAGAAGGCTCTCGCTGAGCTCTCCCAAGCTCGTGAGGAAGCTAAAaagattgctgcagagctggcccaaaCTCGGGACAAGAGCAAAAGAGCTACTAAAGAACTCGCTCAAACTCataaggaaaaggaaaagttgAAGAAGCAAATACATGAGCTCGAGCAGAGTGCTGCTCAAGTCCTCACCTCTGGGTTCGAAGCTGCTCTGGAGCAAATGGCATGCCAATACCCTGAGCTCGACCTTTCTATGTTGTCGATTcgcaatgaagtggtggatgggaagattgtaCCTTCTGAAGACTAA